Proteins encoded by one window of Bactrocera oleae isolate idBacOlea1 chromosome 4, idBacOlea1, whole genome shotgun sequence:
- the LOC106618210 gene encoding probable methyltransferase-like protein 25, whose product MSSSQIRACLEEILHFMQPHWEFVNCHMVSYLTEKHWQNYVPAELKHEVPDVESVQSCIETVFWQNNDGDNKFSGVKQFVANCRKYYLDKSTDILTPMEQLNKALGLVQDDAQNLTIKEFMSEKKRHEVEITAALIDRLIHSVSSNTEVYIVDAGDGKGYLSSRLALQYKHRVLGIDFQELNTENALQRNRKLERVWNGLVKRAELQQQGITPKRRSKNVQKPATFTPETIANANEKDMLYKTTAAFITTDLNIIQLLQQQFPQVTHTSAICLTGLHTCGNLATTCLRLFHEQPQCRLICNIGCCYHLLQEEYASPEFFENETISARQKTPGFPMSQFLRDKHLTLGRNARMLATQSFERVTSERSVMNTSLYYRALLEVLICDTAQEMRQKLQVGKVRKYANFNEYVALCCKKFATTQNCNLHWDTAIVDNVQKQYAADAHYMHLYYMLRMCFAQVIESLILLDRLLYLKELGYAESYLVAVFDAVISPRRFGIIALKSAAS is encoded by the exons ATGAGTAGCAGCCAAATACGTGCGTGCTTGGAGGAGATTTTACACTTCATGCAGCCACATTGGGAGTTTGTCAACTGCCATATGGTTAGCTATTTGACAgaaaagcattggcaaaattaTGTGCCCGCAGAGTTAAAACATGAAGTGCCTGATGTGGAAAGCGTACAAAGCTGCATTGAGACAGTATTTTGGCAAAATAATGATGGAGATAACAAATTTAGTGGTGTTAAGCAATTTGTGGCAAActgtagaaaatattatttagataAAAGCACTGATATACTGACGCCAATGGAGCAGTTGAATAAAGCTTTGGGATTGGTGCAAGATGACGCGCAAAATTTGACAATTAAAGAGTTTATGAGTGAGAAGAAACGACATGAG GTAGAGATAACAGCCGCGCTGATCGATCGCTTAATACACAGTGTATCGAGCAACACAGAAGTATATATTGTTGATGCGGGCGATGGCAAAGGCTATTTATCATCACGTCTTGCCTTACAGTACAAGCATCGCGTGCTGGGTATTGACTTTCAAGAATTGAACACCGAAAATGCTTTGCAACGCAATCGCAAGTTAGAG CGCGTTTGGAATGGCTTAGTAAAGCGCGCAGAATTACAACAACAAGGCATAACACCTAAACGTCGTagcaaaaatgtgcaaaaaccTGCTACCTTCACGCCTGAAACAATTGCAAATGCGAACGAAAAAGATATGCTTTACAAAACCACAGCTGCATTTATTACAACCGACTTGAATATTATACAACTCTTGCAACAGCAATTTCCGCAAGTCACCCACACTAGCGCTATCTGTTTAACCGGTCTACACACCTGCGGCAATTTGGCCACCACCTGCCTGCGCCTCTTTCACGAACAGCCACAATGCAGATTGATTTGTAATATCGGCTGCTGCTACCACCTGCTGCAAGAGGAATACGCTTCACCggagttttttgaaaatgaaacgATTAGCGCACGTCAAAAAACGCCTGGTTTCCCAATGAGTCAATTTCTGCGCGACAAACATTTAACGCTCGGTCGCAATGCACGCATGTTGGCCACACAATCGTTCGAGCGCGTCACCAGCGAACGCAGCGTCATGAACACTTCACTCTACTATCGTGCGCTACTTGAAGTTCTGATTTGCGATACCGCCCAAGAAATGCGGCAAAAGTTGCAAGTCGGTAAAGTGCGTAAATATGCTAATTTTAATGAGTATGTGGCGCTATGTTGTAAAAAGTTCGCGACGACACAAAATTGCAATTTGCACTGGGACACAGCTATTGTGGATAATGTGCAAAAACAATACGCGGCCGATGCGCATTACATGCATTTATACTATATGCTACGTATGTGCTTTGCGCAAGTTATAGAAAGCCTCATATTGCTGGATCGTTTGTTGTACTTGAAGGAGTTAGGTTATGCGGAGAGCTATTTGGTGGCGGTATTCGATGCAGTAATATCGCCGCGACGTTTCGGCATTATCGCTTTGAAAAGCGCGGCTAGCTGA
- the LOC106618211 gene encoding protein LTO1 homolog: MKHTSKSADFNDLMDKNFLAEENIGQESYHEGLEVGRARGEQEGYELGYQQGIQLGKELGEIYGIVVAQQQQKHTEKVQRALQQLRTSIDQFPRDNNPEADIIGMVESIRNQYKRVRILTAGKVGKTTKKVKDASSNSGVAEKVKDLSF; this comes from the exons ATGAAGCATACATCAAAATCAGCT GATTTCAATGATTTGATGGACAAAAATTTTTTAGCAGAGGAAAATATAGGGCAAGAGAGCTACCATGAAGGTTTAGAAGTGGGTCGTGCACGTGGAGAACAAGAAGGTTATGAACTAGGCTACCAGCAGGGCATACAACTTGGCAAGGAATTAGGTGAAATTTATGGCATTGTTgtggcacaacaacaacaaaaacatactgaaaaAGTACAACGTGCGTTACAACAATTACGTACCAGCATAGATCAGTTTCCACGTGATAATAATCCCGAAGCCGATATAATTGGCATGGTGGAGAGTATACGCAATCAATATAAACGTGTACGTATACTGACAGCGGGCAAGGTGGGAAAGACAACGAAAAAAGTAAAAGACGCCAGCAGTAATAGTGGTGTGGcagaaaaagttaaagatttgtctttttaa